Proteins encoded in a region of the Puntigrus tetrazona isolate hp1 chromosome 12, ASM1883169v1, whole genome shotgun sequence genome:
- the birc5a gene encoding baculoviral IAP repeat-containing protein 5a: MDLSSDDQTKMYFYESRLQTFVGWPFEEGCICTPENMAKAGFIHTPSENSPDTAQCFFCLKELEGWEPEDDPEKEHKTHSPGCDFILLKKTVDSLSVEEFLKLQKERQKFIIKKSCKQAIEKFEEVVKVKRAQIIQTAMGEE; encoded by the exons ATGGATCTTAGCAGTGATGACCAgactaaaatgtacttttatgaaAGCAGACTTCAAACATTCGTTGGCTGGCCGTTTGAAGAGGGCTGCATTTGCACTCCAGAAAAC ATGGCCAAAGCTGGGTTTATTCACACCCCGTCTGAGAATAGTCCAGATACAGCGCAGTGTTTCTTCTGTCTGAAAGAGCTGGAGGGATGGGAACCCGAGGATGACCCTGA GAAAGAGCATAAGACACATTCTCCTGGCTGTGATTTTATCTTGCTGAAGAAGACTGTGGACAGTCTGTCTGTGGAGGAGTTTCTGAAGcttcagaaagagagacagaagtTTATCATC AAAAAATCGTGTAAACAGGCGATTGAAAAATTTGAAGAGGTGGTGAAGGTCAAGAGGGCTCAGATCATCCAGACTGCGATGGGAGAGGAGTAA